A stretch of the Bradyrhizobium sp. CCBAU 53351 genome encodes the following:
- the lepB gene encoding signal peptidase I encodes MSVTSGTKTESGVGETVRVVIHALLIALVIRTFLFQPFNIPSGSMKATLLVGDYLFVSKYSYGYSHYSIPLSPNLFSGRIWGSDPQRGDIVVFRLPKDDSTDYIKRVIGLPGDRIQMRDGLLYINDTPVERQRMSEYVGEEPCGSEGGGISRVKRWKETLPNGVSYETLDCADNGYVDNTNVYTVPSGHFFMMGDNRDNSTDSRFLGQVGYVPQENLIGRAQMIFFSIAEGEHAWMFWRWPWAVRWNRFFKIVR; translated from the coding sequence ATGAGCGTGACTTCGGGAACGAAAACTGAAAGCGGCGTCGGCGAAACGGTCCGGGTCGTGATCCACGCTCTCCTGATCGCGCTGGTGATCCGCACCTTCCTGTTCCAGCCCTTCAACATCCCGTCCGGCTCGATGAAGGCGACGCTGCTGGTCGGCGACTATCTGTTCGTCTCGAAATATTCCTACGGCTATAGCCACTATTCGATCCCGCTTTCACCGAACCTGTTCTCCGGGCGGATCTGGGGCTCGGACCCGCAGCGCGGCGACATCGTCGTGTTTCGCCTGCCGAAGGACGATTCCACCGATTACATCAAGCGCGTGATCGGTCTTCCCGGCGACCGCATCCAGATGCGGGACGGGCTGCTCTACATCAACGACACGCCGGTCGAGCGGCAGCGGATGAGCGAATATGTCGGCGAGGAGCCCTGCGGCTCGGAAGGCGGCGGCATCTCCCGGGTGAAACGCTGGAAGGAAACGCTGCCGAACGGCGTGTCCTATGAGACGCTCGACTGCGCCGACAACGGCTACGTCGACAACACCAATGTCTACACCGTGCCGTCGGGCCATTTCTTCATGATGGGCGACAACCGCGACAACTCCACCGATAGCCGCTTTCTCGGCCAGGTCGGCTATGTGCCGCAGGAGAATCTGATCGGTCGCGCCCAGATGATCTTCTTCTCCATCGCCGAAGGCGAGCATGCCTGGATGTTCTGGCGCTGGCCGTGGGCAGTACGCTGGAATCGCTTCTTCAAAATCGTCCGATGA
- the rnc gene encoding ribonuclease III: MKDEAKDIPIQPTEAQAAPESEAAPKTPAKKKRARSSKAKGTDANAALEARIGHSFSDPNMLMQAITHVSALKSGRKRGDSYQRLEFLGDHVLGLVVSDMLYHAFPNADEGELSKRLAELVRKESCADVAKSLGLLDDIKLGSVGSSADARLRKSILGDICEAVIGAVFLDGGYAAASEFVKRNWTERMHKPRRPLRDPKTVLQEWAQGKGLPTPVYREVERTGPHHDPQFRVAVDLPGLAPAEGIGGSKRAAEKVAASVMIAREGVGGGNDG, from the coding sequence ATGAAAGACGAAGCCAAGGACATCCCGATCCAACCGACCGAGGCGCAAGCCGCTCCTGAGAGCGAAGCTGCACCGAAGACGCCTGCCAAGAAGAAGCGCGCGCGAAGCAGCAAGGCCAAGGGCACCGATGCGAACGCGGCGCTCGAGGCCCGCATCGGCCACAGCTTCAGCGACCCGAACATGCTGATGCAGGCGATCACGCACGTCTCGGCGCTGAAGTCCGGGCGCAAGCGCGGTGACAGCTACCAGCGGCTGGAATTCCTCGGCGACCACGTGCTCGGGCTCGTCGTCTCCGACATGCTCTATCATGCCTTCCCGAACGCCGACGAGGGCGAGCTCTCCAAGCGCCTTGCCGAGCTGGTGCGCAAGGAAAGCTGCGCCGACGTCGCCAAGTCGCTCGGCCTGCTCGACGACATCAAGCTCGGCTCGGTCGGCTCCAGCGCCGATGCGCGCCTGCGCAAATCCATCCTCGGCGACATCTGCGAGGCCGTGATCGGCGCCGTCTTCCTCGACGGCGGCTACGCGGCGGCGTCCGAGTTCGTCAAACGCAACTGGACCGAGCGCATGCACAAGCCGCGCCGTCCGTTGCGCGATCCCAAGACCGTGCTGCAGGAATGGGCGCAAGGCAAGGGGCTGCCGACGCCGGTTTACCGCGAGGTCGAGCGCACCGGCCCGCATCACGATCCGCAATTCCGCGTCGCGGTGGATCTGCCGGGGCTCGCGCCGGCGGAGGGCATCGGCGGCAGCAAGCGCGCAGCGGAGAAGGTGGCAGCTTCAGTGATGATCGCGCGTGAAGGTGTTGGCGGCGGCAATGACGGTTGA
- the era gene encoding GTPase Era: MTVEASGETPTATRCGFVALIGAPNVGKSTLVNALVGAKVTIVSRKVQTTRALIRGIVIENNAQIILVDTPGIFLPKRRLDRAMVSTAWSGAHDADLVCVLLDAKTGIDEEAEAILTKAASVNHEKILVINKVDLVQREKLLALAQAANERMKFARTFMIAAISGDGVDDIRKTLAEMVPPGPYLYPEDQMSDAPMRQLAAEITREKIYQKLHQELPYQSTVETDKWEERKDKSVRIEQTIFVERESQRKIVLGKGGATIKSIGADSRKELMQILDVPVHLFLFVKVRENWGDDPDRYREMGLDFPRE; the protein is encoded by the coding sequence ATGACGGTTGAAGCAAGCGGCGAGACGCCGACGGCAACGCGCTGCGGCTTCGTTGCGCTGATCGGCGCGCCCAATGTCGGCAAGTCCACGCTGGTCAATGCGCTGGTCGGCGCCAAGGTCACGATCGTCTCGCGCAAGGTGCAGACCACGCGCGCGCTGATCCGCGGCATCGTGATCGAGAACAATGCGCAGATCATCCTGGTCGACACGCCCGGCATCTTCCTGCCCAAGCGCCGGCTCGACCGCGCCATGGTCTCGACCGCCTGGAGCGGGGCGCATGATGCCGATCTCGTCTGCGTGCTGCTCGACGCCAAGACCGGGATCGACGAGGAGGCCGAGGCGATCCTCACCAAGGCGGCGAGCGTCAATCACGAGAAGATTCTGGTCATCAACAAGGTCGACCTGGTCCAGCGCGAGAAGCTGCTGGCGCTGGCGCAGGCCGCCAACGAGCGCATGAAGTTCGCGCGGACCTTCATGATCGCGGCGATCTCGGGCGACGGCGTCGACGACATCCGCAAGACGCTCGCGGAAATGGTGCCGCCGGGGCCGTATCTCTATCCCGAGGACCAGATGTCGGACGCGCCGATGCGGCAGCTGGCGGCCGAGATCACGCGCGAAAAGATCTATCAGAAGCTGCACCAGGAGCTGCCCTACCAGTCCACGGTCGAGACCGACAAGTGGGAGGAGCGCAAGGACAAGTCGGTGCGGATCGAGCAAACGATCTTCGTGGAGCGCGAAAGCCAACGCAAGATCGTGCTCGGCAAGGGCGGCGCCACCATCAAGTCGATCGGCGCGGACTCGCGGAAAGAGCTGATGCAGATCCTGGACGTACCGGTGCATCTGTTCCTGTTCGTCAAGGTGCGCGAGAACTGGGGCGACGATCCCGATCGCTACCGCGAGATGGGCCTGGACTTCCCGAGAGAATAA
- the recO gene encoding DNA repair protein RecO, with translation MEWTDEGIVLGVRRHGESSAIVELLTRAHGRHLGLVRGGAGSRMRPLLQPGNSVSAVWRARLDEHLGTYAIEGLKLRAATLLGSSHGVYGVTHLASIARLLPERDPHEEIFALLEHSLDDFDDIGGAAVHLIHFELAMLAELGFGLALENCAVTGETTDLIYVSPKSGGAVSRGAGEPWRDRLLRLPPFLRHGETASDLTDQDLQDGFRLTGLFLLRHVLEPRGQGHSDARAGFINALTRQQARATIPAP, from the coding sequence ATGGAATGGACCGACGAAGGCATCGTCTTGGGCGTGCGGCGGCATGGCGAATCCAGCGCCATCGTGGAGCTGCTCACGCGCGCGCATGGCCGGCATCTCGGTCTGGTGCGGGGCGGTGCCGGCTCGCGGATGCGGCCGCTGTTGCAGCCGGGGAACAGCGTCAGCGCGGTGTGGCGGGCGCGGCTCGACGAGCATCTCGGCACTTACGCGATCGAGGGACTGAAGCTGCGCGCGGCCACGTTGCTGGGATCCTCCCATGGGGTCTACGGCGTCACGCATCTCGCCTCGATTGCGCGGCTGCTGCCGGAGCGCGACCCGCACGAGGAGATCTTTGCGCTGCTCGAGCATTCGCTGGATGATTTCGACGACATCGGCGGTGCCGCCGTGCACCTGATCCATTTCGAGCTGGCGATGCTCGCCGAGCTCGGCTTCGGACTGGCGCTGGAGAATTGCGCGGTGACCGGCGAGACCACGGACCTCATCTATGTCTCGCCGAAGTCCGGCGGGGCGGTGTCGCGCGGGGCGGGCGAGCCGTGGCGGGATCGGCTGTTGCGGCTGCCCCCGTTCCTGCGCCATGGCGAAACTGCCAGCGACCTGACCGACCAGGATCTCCAGGACGGCTTTCGGCTCACCGGCCTGTTCCTGCTCCGCCATGTGCTTGAGCCGCGCGGGCAGGGCCATTCCGATGCGCGCGCCGGCTTCATCAATGCGCTGACCCGGCAACAGGCGAGGGCAACGATTCCCGCGCCATGA
- the parC gene encoding DNA topoisomerase IV subunit A, whose product MGKRIVPPEEPAEIHEVRLQEALEERYLAYALSTIMHRALPDARDGLKPVHRRILYGMRLLRLDPGTAFKKSAKIVGDVMGSFHPHGDQAIYDAMVRLAQDFSSRYPLVDGQGNFGNIDGDNPAAYRYTEARMTDVARLLLEGIDEDGVEFRANYDGQSKEPVVLPGGFPNLLANGAQGIAVGMATSIPPHNAAELCEAALHLIEKPDAKSRALMKWVKGPDFPTGGICVDSKQAIAEAYTTGRGSFRVRARWSQEEGARGTWVVVVTEIPFLVQKSRLIEKVAELLDQKKLPLVGDIRDESAEDVRIVIEPKSKNVDPALMMESLFRLTELENKIPLNLNVLIKGRVPKVVGLAECLREWLDHLRDVLIRRSNYRKAQIEHRLEVLGGFLIAYLNIDKVIKIIRTEDEPKPALMKEFKLTEVQAEAILNMRLRSLRKLEEMEIRTEDKNLRAELKGINAVLASEAEQWKKVGEQVGKVRDMFGPKTPLGKRRTTFADAPEHDLAAMEEALVEREPVTVVVSDKGWIRTMKGHVEDLSGLAFKQDDKLGFAFFAETTSKLLLFATNGKFYTLDVAKLPGGRGHGEPIRLFIDLEQEAAPVALFVNKGGRKFLVASHEGQGFVVSEDDCVGTTKKGKQVLNVDMPNEARAITEVIGDTVAVIGENRKMLVFPLDQVPEMARGRGVRLQKYKDGGLSDVAVFEAKAGLTWKDSAGREFSATMKELAEWKGTRADAGRLPPKGFPKSNKFGKAIG is encoded by the coding sequence ATGGGAAAACGAATCGTTCCGCCGGAAGAACCGGCCGAAATTCACGAGGTCCGGCTGCAGGAAGCGCTGGAAGAGCGCTATCTCGCCTATGCGCTCTCCACCATCATGCACCGCGCGCTGCCCGACGCGCGCGACGGCCTGAAGCCGGTCCACCGCCGCATCCTCTACGGCATGCGCCTGCTCAGGCTCGACCCCGGCACCGCTTTCAAGAAATCCGCGAAGATCGTCGGCGACGTGATGGGCTCGTTCCATCCGCACGGCGACCAGGCGATCTACGACGCCATGGTGCGCCTCGCGCAGGATTTCTCCTCGCGCTACCCGCTGGTCGACGGCCAGGGCAATTTCGGCAATATCGACGGCGATAATCCGGCCGCCTATCGCTACACCGAAGCGCGCATGACCGACGTCGCGCGGCTTCTGCTCGAGGGCATCGACGAGGACGGCGTCGAATTCCGCGCCAATTACGACGGCCAGTCGAAGGAGCCGGTCGTGCTCCCCGGCGGCTTCCCGAACCTGCTCGCCAACGGCGCGCAGGGCATCGCGGTCGGCATGGCGACCTCGATCCCGCCGCACAACGCCGCCGAGCTCTGCGAGGCCGCGCTGCATCTGATCGAGAAGCCCGACGCGAAATCCAGGGCCCTGATGAAGTGGGTGAAGGGCCCAGACTTCCCGACCGGCGGCATCTGCGTCGACTCCAAGCAGGCCATCGCCGAGGCCTACACCACCGGCCGTGGCTCGTTCCGCGTTCGCGCGCGCTGGTCGCAAGAGGAGGGCGCGCGCGGCACCTGGGTCGTCGTCGTCACCGAGATCCCGTTCCTGGTGCAGAAGTCGCGGCTGATCGAGAAGGTCGCGGAGCTGCTCGACCAGAAGAAGCTGCCGCTGGTCGGCGACATCAGGGACGAGTCGGCCGAAGACGTCCGCATCGTGATCGAGCCGAAGTCGAAGAACGTCGATCCCGCGCTGATGATGGAATCGCTGTTCCGGCTCACCGAGCTCGAAAACAAGATTCCGCTGAACCTCAACGTGCTGATCAAGGGCCGAGTCCCCAAGGTGGTGGGACTTGCGGAGTGCCTGCGCGAATGGCTCGACCATCTGCGCGATGTCCTGATCCGCCGCAGCAATTATCGCAAGGCGCAGATCGAGCACCGGCTCGAAGTGCTCGGCGGCTTCCTGATCGCCTATCTGAACATCGACAAGGTGATCAAGATCATCCGCACCGAGGATGAGCCGAAGCCGGCCTTGATGAAGGAGTTCAAGCTCACCGAGGTGCAGGCCGAAGCCATCCTCAACATGCGCCTGCGCTCCTTGCGCAAGCTCGAGGAGATGGAGATCCGCACCGAGGACAAGAACCTCCGTGCCGAGCTCAAGGGCATCAACGCGGTGCTCGCCTCCGAGGCCGAGCAGTGGAAGAAGGTCGGCGAGCAGGTCGGCAAGGTCCGCGACATGTTCGGGCCGAAGACGCCGCTCGGCAAGCGCCGCACCACCTTCGCCGACGCTCCCGAGCACGATCTCGCCGCGATGGAGGAAGCCCTGGTCGAGCGCGAGCCGGTGACGGTCGTCGTCTCCGACAAGGGCTGGATCCGCACCATGAAGGGCCATGTCGAGGATCTCTCGGGCCTCGCCTTCAAGCAGGACGACAAGCTCGGCTTTGCCTTCTTCGCGGAGACCACCTCGAAACTGCTGCTGTTCGCCACCAACGGCAAGTTCTACACGCTCGATGTCGCCAAGCTTCCGGGCGGTCGCGGCCATGGCGAACCGATCCGCCTCTTCATCGACCTCGAGCAGGAGGCGGCGCCCGTCGCGCTGTTCGTCAACAAGGGCGGACGCAAATTCCTGGTCGCAAGCCACGAGGGCCAGGGTTTTGTGGTGAGCGAGGACGATTGCGTCGGTACCACCAAGAAGGGCAAGCAGGTCCTCAACGTCGACATGCCGAACGAGGCGCGCGCGATCACGGAAGTGATCGGCGACACCGTCGCCGTGATCGGCGAGAACCGCAAGATGCTGGTCTTCCCGCTCGACCAGGTGCCGGAAATGGCGCGCGGCCGCGGCGTGCGCTTGCAGAAGTACAAGGACGGCGGCCTCTCGGACGTCGCCGTGTTCGAGGCCAAGGCCGGCCTGACCTGGAAGGACTCCGCGGGCCGCGAATTCTCCGCGACCATGAAGGAGCTTGCCGAGTGGAAGGGCACCCGCGCCGACGCCGGCCGCCTGCCGCCGAAGGGTTTCCCGAAGTCGAACAAGTTCGGCAAGGCGATCGGGTAG
- a CDS encoding GMC family oxidoreductase has translation MYDVIVVGGGSAGAAVAARLSEDRARRVLLLEAGLDWRADEAPWEVRTPNPIPIIHKRKYQEKWQWPDLLSRRVAGQQPRFYWRGKGLGGSSMMNGQIAIRGVADAFDEWAAHGCTGWSAKDVMPLFSVIEDDFEFGDAEGHGRGGPLPVYRAPPEKWGPIDRGLRDAALASGYPWCTDLNGPDGEGVACYPINSRDLRRISTNEAYLEPARGRPNLEIRGHALVDRVLISDGRATGVRVHVEGQGTQEISARQIVLCAGAIHSPAILLRSGIGPADELKEMGIAVERDLPVGKHYFDHPLFRATIQLHENLRPTDPDTRHTNCCVTYSSGLADGGKRDMILIAFNHRGIGVPGAIGAGLFNAYSRGTLKLASTDPAIDPVVEENMLADPRDMLRMIDAVRRLAVITSQPALSGIADWIRLADTDLTLPQAAALPDHELDAVLRRETGDIQHAAGSCRMSGINDADGVVNPDGSVKGISGLRVADASIMPSDCRANTHFTTVVIGEAIARMMMR, from the coding sequence ATGTACGATGTCATTGTTGTCGGCGGCGGCTCCGCCGGCGCTGCTGTGGCCGCAAGGCTTTCCGAGGATCGCGCGCGGCGCGTGTTGCTGCTCGAAGCCGGGCTCGACTGGCGTGCCGATGAGGCGCCGTGGGAGGTGCGGACGCCGAATCCGATCCCGATCATCCACAAGCGCAAGTACCAGGAGAAATGGCAGTGGCCTGATCTGCTGTCGCGCCGGGTGGCGGGGCAGCAGCCGCGCTTCTACTGGCGCGGCAAGGGGCTCGGCGGCTCCTCGATGATGAACGGCCAGATCGCGATCCGCGGTGTTGCCGATGCCTTCGACGAATGGGCCGCCCATGGTTGCACCGGCTGGTCGGCGAAGGACGTGATGCCGCTGTTCTCCGTGATCGAGGACGATTTTGAATTCGGCGATGCCGAGGGCCACGGTCGCGGCGGTCCGCTGCCGGTCTATCGCGCGCCGCCGGAAAAATGGGGACCGATCGACCGCGGCTTGCGGGACGCGGCGCTGGCGAGCGGCTATCCCTGGTGCACGGACCTCAACGGTCCCGACGGTGAGGGCGTCGCCTGCTATCCCATCAACAGCCGCGACTTGCGCCGCATCAGCACCAACGAGGCTTATCTCGAGCCCGCGCGCGGCCGGCCTAACCTCGAGATCCGCGGCCATGCGCTGGTCGATCGCGTCCTGATCAGCGACGGCCGCGCCACCGGCGTCCGCGTTCACGTGGAGGGGCAGGGCACCCAAGAGATCAGCGCGCGGCAGATCGTGCTGTGTGCCGGCGCGATCCATAGCCCGGCGATCCTGCTGCGCTCGGGCATTGGGCCGGCCGACGAATTGAAGGAAATGGGAATTGCGGTCGAGCGCGATCTGCCGGTCGGCAAGCATTATTTCGATCACCCGCTGTTTCGCGCAACCATCCAGCTCCACGAGAACCTGCGGCCCACCGATCCTGATACGCGCCACACCAATTGCTGCGTGACCTATTCCTCGGGCCTTGCGGACGGCGGCAAGCGCGACATGATCCTGATCGCCTTCAATCACCGCGGCATCGGCGTGCCCGGCGCGATCGGCGCCGGGCTGTTCAACGCCTACTCCCGCGGCACGCTCAAGCTGGCCTCGACCGATCCCGCGATCGATCCTGTCGTCGAGGAGAACATGCTCGCCGATCCCCGCGACATGCTGCGCATGATCGACGCGGTGAGGCGGCTCGCGGTGATCACCTCGCAGCCGGCGCTTTCGGGCATCGCCGACTGGATCCGGCTCGCCGATACCGACCTGACGCTGCCGCAGGCAGCCGCCCTGCCGGATCACGAGCTCGACGCGGTGCTGCGCCGTGAGACCGGTGACATCCAGCACGCTGCCGGCAGCTGCCGGATGAGCGGCATCAATGATGCCGACGGCGTGGTCAACCCTGATGGCTCGGTGAAGGGCATCTCGGGTCTGCGCGTCGCCGACGCCTCGATCATGCCGTCCGACTGCCGCGCCAACACGCATTTCACGACGGTGGTGATCGGGGAGGCGATCGCGCGGATGATGATGCGGTAG
- the chrA gene encoding chromate efflux transporter encodes MDIRNVQAGADAGHGISFGDAFRVWLRVACLSFGGPAGQIAVMHRILVEEKKWISEGRFLHALNYCMLLPGPEAQQLATYVGWLMHRTAGGLMAGGLFILPGIIAIMGLSYIYAAFGNVSFVEALFFGLKAAVLAIVVEAVVRVGKRALKNRIMIALAAIAFVAIFFFAVPFPIIIIAAGLIGYAGARSGRPEFAPAGHGHGSGGAAIDSMLGEAVPEHVKPNTAREIRTGALWLALWLVPVIVLLLALGQGNVFSQIALFFSKMALVTFGGAYAVLAYVAQQAVEHYHWLKPHEMLDGLGMAETTPGPLIMVLQFVGFMAAYRDPSGLSPMFAATLGGLLATWVTFTPCFLWIFVGAPYIERLRGNTGLAGALSAITAAVVGVILNLSIWFALHTLFRETVPVHAFPLNFDMPVLGSADVPALVLSIAAATAIFRFKLGMLTVLAGSCAAGVALRLLGVI; translated from the coding sequence ATGGACATTCGTAACGTTCAAGCAGGAGCTGATGCCGGTCACGGCATCAGCTTCGGCGATGCGTTCCGCGTCTGGCTTCGCGTCGCCTGTCTGAGCTTCGGCGGGCCCGCGGGCCAGATCGCGGTGATGCATCGCATCCTGGTCGAGGAGAAGAAGTGGATCTCCGAAGGCCGCTTTTTGCATGCGCTGAACTATTGCATGCTATTGCCGGGCCCGGAGGCGCAGCAGCTCGCCACCTATGTCGGCTGGCTGATGCACCGCACCGCCGGCGGGCTGATGGCGGGCGGGCTGTTCATCCTGCCCGGCATCATCGCCATCATGGGCCTCAGCTACATCTATGCGGCTTTCGGCAATGTCAGCTTCGTCGAGGCATTGTTCTTCGGCCTCAAGGCCGCCGTGCTCGCCATCGTCGTCGAGGCGGTGGTACGCGTCGGCAAGCGCGCGCTGAAGAATCGCATCATGATCGCGCTGGCGGCGATCGCCTTCGTCGCGATCTTCTTCTTTGCGGTGCCCTTCCCGATCATCATCATCGCCGCCGGCCTGATCGGCTATGCCGGCGCGCGCAGCGGCCGGCCGGAGTTCGCCCCGGCCGGTCACGGCCATGGCAGCGGCGGCGCCGCGATCGACAGCATGCTCGGCGAAGCCGTGCCCGAACACGTCAAGCCCAACACGGCGCGCGAGATCCGAACCGGCGCGTTGTGGTTGGCGCTCTGGCTGGTGCCTGTCATCGTGTTGTTGCTTGCCCTCGGACAAGGCAACGTCTTCAGCCAGATCGCGCTGTTCTTTTCCAAGATGGCGCTAGTCACCTTCGGCGGCGCCTATGCCGTGCTGGCCTATGTCGCCCAACAGGCGGTCGAGCATTATCATTGGCTGAAGCCGCACGAGATGCTGGATGGCCTCGGCATGGCCGAGACCACGCCGGGCCCGCTGATCATGGTGCTGCAATTCGTGGGCTTCATGGCGGCCTATCGCGACCCCAGCGGCCTGTCGCCGATGTTCGCGGCCACGCTCGGCGGATTGCTCGCGACCTGGGTCACCTTCACGCCCTGCTTCCTGTGGATATTCGTCGGCGCGCCCTATATCGAGCGCCTGCGCGGCAACACCGGCCTTGCCGGCGCGCTCAGCGCGATCACCGCCGCCGTGGTCGGCGTGATCCTGAACCTCTCGATCTGGTTCGCCCTGCACACGCTGTTCCGCGAAACAGTGCCGGTGCATGCGTTTCCGCTGAACTTCGACATGCCGGTGCTCGGGAGCGCCGACGTGCCGGCACTGGTGCTCTCGATCGCGGCGGCGACCGCGATCTTCAGGTTCAAGCTGGGGATGCTGACGGTGCTGGCGGGGAGCTGCGCGGCGGGCGTGGCGCTGAGGTTGTTAGGGGTGATTTAG
- a CDS encoding chromate resistance protein ChrB domain-containing protein has translation MATFTTISSDKLARLIGTANAPVLIDVRTEEDFAADRRLIPGSIKLSHETVAEWGGEFAGRSAIVSCLRGAKLAQGTAAWLRQLGAEAETLEDGFEGWKAAKLPLVDARKLPPRDAKGRTIWVTRARPKVDRIACPWLIRRFVDPNAVFLYVAPSEVVAVGERFNAAPFDIENVFWSHRGELCTFDVMIEEFGIATPALLRLATLVRGADTARPDLAPEAPGLLAASLGLSRMYDDDLEQLEAGMTLYDAFYRWCRDATAETHNWPTNKVKA, from the coding sequence ATGGCTACGTTCACGACCATATCATCCGATAAATTGGCGCGCCTGATCGGCACGGCCAACGCGCCTGTGCTGATCGATGTCCGCACCGAGGAGGATTTTGCCGCCGACCGGCGGCTGATTCCCGGCTCGATCAAGCTGAGCCACGAGACCGTCGCGGAATGGGGCGGCGAGTTTGCCGGCCGCTCCGCGATCGTCTCCTGCCTGCGCGGCGCCAAGCTGGCGCAGGGCACGGCCGCCTGGCTGAGGCAACTCGGCGCCGAAGCCGAAACCCTGGAAGACGGTTTCGAGGGCTGGAAGGCGGCCAAGCTGCCGCTGGTCGACGCCCGCAAGCTGCCGCCGCGCGATGCCAAGGGACGCACAATCTGGGTCACGCGGGCGCGGCCGAAGGTCGACCGCATCGCCTGCCCCTGGCTGATCCGGCGCTTCGTCGACCCCAACGCGGTGTTCCTCTATGTGGCGCCGTCCGAGGTGGTCGCGGTCGGGGAACGCTTCAACGCGGCGCCCTTCGACATCGAGAACGTGTTCTGGAGCCACCGCGGCGAGCTCTGCACCTTCGACGTCATGATCGAGGAGTTCGGCATCGCCACGCCGGCTCTGCTCCGGCTCGCGACGCTGGTGCGCGGCGCCGACACTGCTCGGCCGGACCTCGCGCCGGAAGCGCCGGGCCTGCTCGCGGCCTCGCTCGGGCTGTCGCGCATGTATGATGACGACCTCGAACAGCTCGAGGCCGGCATGACGCTGTACGATGCCTTCTACCGCTGGTGCCGCGACGCCACGGCCGAGACCCACAACTGGCCGACCAACAAGGTGAAGGCGTAA
- the dmeF gene encoding CDF family Co(II)/Ni(II) efflux transporter DmeF, producing the protein MHSHSIEQWTHDHAFLGEKHDENERRTWLVVVLTLVMMVGEIVAGSVFGSMALLADGWHMGTHAAALGIAAFAYRFARRHLGNAHFTFGTGKFGDLAAFASAIILGLIAVEIAYESVLRLINPVPIVYGEAMAVAALGLGVNLASAWLLRDSHDHHHHGHAHGHEHDDHDHDHHGHRHHHHDNNLRAAYVHVMTDAATSVLAIAALAVAMYSGWVWADPAVGLIGSVVIGAWAFGLVKSSGAVLLDVRADEKLERVIRARMEVGDDRVTDLHLWQVGPGHCAVLLSVVSDKPKTPAIYKRRLAGLKGLSHVTVEVETCLH; encoded by the coding sequence ATGCATTCGCATTCCATCGAACAATGGACCCACGACCACGCGTTTCTCGGCGAGAAGCACGACGAGAACGAGCGGCGCACCTGGCTTGTGGTGGTGCTGACGCTGGTCATGATGGTCGGCGAGATCGTCGCTGGCTCGGTGTTCGGCTCGATGGCGCTGCTCGCCGACGGCTGGCACATGGGCACGCATGCGGCCGCGCTGGGCATCGCCGCCTTCGCCTATCGCTTCGCGCGCCGTCACCTGGGGAATGCGCATTTCACCTTCGGCACCGGCAAGTTCGGCGATCTCGCGGCCTTCGCCAGCGCGATCATCCTCGGCCTGATCGCGGTCGAGATCGCCTATGAGAGTGTGCTGCGGCTGATCAATCCGGTGCCGATCGTCTATGGCGAGGCCATGGCGGTGGCCGCCCTCGGCCTCGGCGTCAACCTCGCCAGCGCGTGGCTGCTGCGCGACAGCCATGATCATCACCATCACGGGCACGCGCACGGCCATGAGCATGACGATCATGACCACGATCATCACGGCCATCGCCACCATCATCACGACAACAATCTGCGCGCGGCCTATGTCCATGTCATGACCGATGCTGCGACCTCCGTGCTGGCGATCGCCGCGCTTGCGGTCGCGATGTATTCGGGATGGGTCTGGGCCGATCCGGCCGTTGGCCTGATCGGCAGCGTGGTGATCGGGGCTTGGGCGTTCGGCCTCGTCAAGTCGTCGGGCGCGGTGCTGCTCGACGTGCGCGCCGACGAGAAGCTGGAGCGGGTGATCCGCGCGCGCATGGAGGTCGGCGACGACCGCGTCACCGATCTGCATCTGTGGCAGGTCGGCCCCGGCCATTGTGCCGTGCTGCTCTCGGTGGTGTCGGACAAGCCGAAGACGCCTGCTATCTACAAGCGGCGGCTCGCCGGGCTGAAGGGCCTCAGCCATGTCACGGTGGAGGTCGAGACCTGCCTGCATTGA